One window of Helicobacter sp. MIT 99-5507 genomic DNA carries:
- a CDS encoding ABC transporter ATP-binding protein, with protein MKNIIEVTNLTTSYKNRIIQDNISFNVKYREIFGILGGSGSGKSTLLSTMIYLKKPVSGSIKIFDLDIWKINQNKRSVLLRKCGVVFQFGALYSSLNVLDNVGIMLEEYSFYPKKIINEISQYFINIVGLPNYVKDMYPHELSGGMKKRVGLARALAFNPKILFLDEPTSGLDPKSAENFDKLILKLRDHFNLSVVMVTHDLDSIKDITDRFILLDNSKILFSGSLQDFRHSQANNIDNLLKSKRGERLWREG; from the coding sequence TTGAAAAATATAATCGAAGTAACAAACCTAACTACCTCATATAAAAATAGAATAATCCAAGATAATATCAGCTTTAATGTCAAATATAGAGAGATTTTTGGAATCTTAGGCGGAAGTGGAAGTGGTAAATCAACCTTGCTTAGCACAATGATTTATCTAAAAAAGCCTGTGAGTGGAAGTATAAAGATTTTTGATTTAGATATTTGGAAAATAAATCAAAATAAAAGAAGTGTCCTTCTTAGAAAATGTGGCGTTGTATTTCAATTTGGAGCATTGTATTCATCGCTAAATGTGCTTGATAATGTCGGAATTATGCTTGAAGAATATAGCTTTTATCCTAAAAAAATCATAAATGAAATATCGCAATATTTTATCAATATCGTTGGATTACCAAACTATGTAAAAGATATGTATCCGCATGAATTAAGTGGTGGAATGAAAAAAAGAGTAGGACTTGCAAGAGCACTTGCTTTTAATCCAAAGATACTTTTTCTTGATGAACCAACAAGCGGTTTAGACCCAAAAAGTGCAGAGAATTTCGATAAACTAATATTAAAATTAAGAGATCATTTTAATTTAAGTGTTGTGATGGTTACTCATGACCTTGATTCTATAAAAGACATAACAGATAGATTTATCTTGCTTGATAATTCAAAAATATTATTTTCTGGAAGTCTGCAAGATTTTAGACATAGTCAAGCAAACAACATAGATAATCTATTAAAATCAAAAAGAGGAGAGCGGCTATGGAGAGAGGGGTAA
- a CDS encoding ABC transporter permease: MIDSIVNSQRLTINLSGNLSDKIKKSEIVALELMLDSTEFNEFIINLDEIDKFDMSFIIFLKYYIDKIKSKNKQINIIANTQNAKKILEFLENVDISKEDSKIKENYIKQSISKLGANIADAIHAAIDFINFIGILQYYLFLSITNPKKIKFRAISYHIYHGVLTAMPIIFVVSFIVGGVIAYQGAATLQRMGFPQASVEMTAKLTLREIGPFVVALIVAGRSASSYTAQIGVMKMTEEISAMKTMNFNLLNFIVLPRFIALVVSFPLMVFLSDLVSIFGCMIFLKAGFNISFNDYISQFIEFVEINSFWTGIIKAPFYAAVIAIVGCFVGFRVKNSTQSVGEKTTASVVYALFGVILVNAIFSLIFTELRF; this comes from the coding sequence TTGATTGATAGTATAGTAAATAGCCAGAGACTGACAATAAATCTAAGTGGAAACCTTAGCGATAAAATAAAAAAAAGTGAAATAGTGGCTTTGGAATTGATGTTAGATTCTACTGAATTTAATGAATTTATAATCAATTTAGATGAAATAGATAAATTTGATATGTCTTTTATCATTTTTTTAAAATACTATATAGACAAAATCAAAAGTAAAAATAAACAAATAAATATCATTGCAAATACACAAAATGCAAAAAAGATTTTAGAGTTTTTAGAAAATGTAGATATATCAAAAGAAGATTCTAAAATAAAAGAAAACTATATAAAACAAAGCATTTCAAAGCTTGGAGCAAATATAGCTGATGCGATCCATGCTGCTATTGATTTTATAAATTTTATTGGAATCTTGCAATATTATCTTTTTTTATCTATCACAAATCCAAAAAAAATAAAATTTAGAGCAATTAGCTATCATATATATCATGGTGTGCTTACTGCAATGCCTATTATTTTTGTAGTATCTTTTATTGTAGGGGGAGTTATTGCATATCAAGGTGCTGCTACACTACAAAGAATGGGATTCCCGCAAGCTAGCGTTGAAATGACTGCAAAGCTAACACTTCGAGAAATAGGACCATTTGTCGTTGCATTGATTGTCGCAGGAAGAAGTGCATCTTCATATACTGCACAAATTGGTGTTATGAAAATGACAGAAGAAATAAGTGCAATGAAAACGATGAATTTTAATTTATTAAATTTTATTGTTTTGCCTAGATTTATCGCCCTTGTTGTCTCATTTCCATTAATGGTGTTTTTATCAGATTTAGTATCAATATTTGGCTGTATGATATTTTTAAAAGCTGGATTTAATATATCATTTAATGATTATATTTCACAATTTATAGAATTTGTAGAAATAAATAGCTTTTGGACTGGAATCATAAAAGCACCATTTTATGCAGCAGTGATTGCTATTGTTGGCTGCTTTGTCGGATTTAGAGTGAAAAATAGCACTCAAAGTGTTGGAGAAAAAACAACAGCAAGCGTTGTTTATGCTCTATTTGGTGTGATTTTGGTAAATGCGATATTTTCTCTAATTTTTACGGAGCTTAGATTTTGA
- a CDS encoding dihydroneopterin aldolase, giving the protein MDNIFQISLRDFKINTIIGILEFERKNKQNIIIDIDILYRNIEILDYSLIHSLIIDIFNKNQFYYIEDALDFVLDSIKSNFKYLISIDISIKKLNIFDDCIASVSKKINLENLL; this is encoded by the coding sequence GTGGATAATATTTTTCAAATATCACTAAGAGATTTCAAGATAAATACAATCATTGGAATCTTAGAATTTGAACGAAAAAATAAGCAAAATATAATTATAGATATTGATATTTTATATAGAAATATTGAGATTTTGGATTATTCATTGATACATAGTCTAATCATCGATATTTTTAATAAAAATCAATTTTATTATATAGAAGATGCGCTAGATTTTGTGCTAGATTCTATAAAATCAAATTTTAAATATTTAATTAGTATAGATATATCGATAAAAAAACTAAATATATTTGATGATTGTATTGCAAGTGTAAGCAAAAAAATAAACTTGGAGAATCTTCTTTGA
- the plsY gene encoding glycerol-3-phosphate 1-O-acyltransferase PlsY: MLEIISNINIIFYILAYLVGGIPFGYLIVKRFKINLLEIGSGSIGATNVYRALKLQTPYAKKLSILTIIIDSTKGMIMVLAAKLMGLSYETQWAIAILSVLGHCYSPYLNFKGGKGVATAIGSTILLVPLEGIIGLIAWFITGKIFKVSSLSSLIGVSIGIISSFFIPHFSPSISIVLQVGTHTPLIILLCLIIYTHIPNIIRLITKKESKIF, encoded by the coding sequence ATGCTTGAGATTATTAGCAATATAAATATTATATTTTATATTCTTGCTTATTTGGTAGGTGGGATTCCATTTGGGTATTTAATCGTAAAGAGATTTAAAATAAATCTTTTAGAAATTGGAAGTGGAAGCATTGGTGCTACAAATGTATATAGAGCATTAAAACTACAAACACCTTATGCAAAAAAATTATCAATCCTTACAATAATCATAGATTCTACAAAGGGCATGATTATGGTATTGGCAGCAAAGCTTATGGGGCTATCTTATGAGACACAATGGGCTATTGCTATATTGTCAGTTTTGGGGCATTGCTATAGTCCATATCTAAATTTTAAAGGTGGAAAAGGTGTGGCAACAGCTATTGGCTCTACAATATTACTTGTGCCACTTGAAGGGATTATCGGGCTTATTGCGTGGTTTATCACAGGAAAAATATTTAAAGTATCATCCCTCTCTTCACTAATTGGTGTAAGCATAGGTATCATATCATCGTTTTTCATACCACATTTTAGTCCTAGTATCTCGATAGTATTACAAGTAGGCACACACACACCGCTTATAATATTGCTATGTTTGATAATATACACTCATATACCAAATATAATAAGACTTATAACAAAAAAAGAAAGTAAGATTTTTTGA
- the purM gene encoding phosphoribosylformylglycinamidine cyclo-ligase, with amino-acid sequence MDKVSYKDSGVDINEGNALVEKIKPLVKKTFDNNVIGSLGGFAGAYAIPSGFKNPVILSSTDGVGTKLKLAIDSKRLDTVGIDLVAMCVNDLICSFATPMFFLDYYATAKLDKNNAFDVIKGIADGCMQASCALIGGESAEMPGMYHGNDFDLAGFAVGIAERDDLERSAKVGDILIALPSSGIHSNGYSLVRKICFEKLNMKFDDLLDDRKLIDVLLEPTRIYVKTFNNIKDNINALAHITGGGIIENLPRVLGGFGAKIEKNKIKSQSIFNFLAKYVEENELYKTFNMGVGMILVVSKENVDFVLEKSDGFIIGKVQESNKIEII; translated from the coding sequence TTGGATAAAGTTAGTTATAAAGATTCTGGTGTTGATATAAATGAGGGTAATGCATTAGTAGAAAAAATAAAGCCTCTTGTAAAAAAAACTTTTGATAATAATGTCATTGGCTCACTTGGTGGTTTTGCTGGAGCATATGCGATTCCTAGTGGATTTAAAAATCCTGTGATTTTAAGTAGCACTGATGGCGTAGGCACAAAACTCAAACTTGCAATAGATAGCAAGAGATTGGATACTGTTGGCATTGATTTGGTAGCAATGTGCGTAAATGATCTAATATGCAGTTTTGCAACTCCTATGTTTTTCCTTGATTATTATGCTACCGCAAAACTAGATAAAAATAATGCTTTTGATGTTATAAAAGGTATTGCAGATGGTTGTATGCAAGCATCTTGTGCTTTGATTGGTGGAGAGAGTGCGGAGATGCCTGGAATGTATCATGGCAATGATTTTGATTTGGCAGGATTTGCTGTAGGGATCGCAGAGAGAGATGATTTAGAAAGGAGTGCAAAAGTCGGTGATATTTTGATAGCACTTCCAAGCAGTGGAATCCACTCAAATGGATATTCGCTAGTTCGTAAAATTTGCTTTGAAAAGCTAAATATGAAATTTGATGATTTGCTAGATGATAGAAAGCTTATAGATGTATTGCTAGAGCCAACTAGAATCTATGTCAAAACCTTCAATAATATAAAAGACAATATCAATGCTCTAGCTCATATCACAGGTGGAGGAATAATAGAGAATCTCCCTAGAGTATTGGGCGGATTTGGTGCAAAAATAGAAAAAAATAAAATAAAAAGTCAAAGCATTTTTAATTTTCTAGCAAAATATGTAGAAGAAAATGAATTATATAAAACATTTAATATGGGCGTAGGCATGATACTTGTAGTAAGTAAAGAAAATGTTGATTTTGTATTGGAAAAAAGCGATGGATTTATTATTGGCAAAGTGCAAGAATCTAATAAAATAGAAATAATATAA
- a CDS encoding TonB-dependent receptor domain-containing protein, with the protein MKNKSIVLSLASIIALSSAFADEVQDVDLGESVVSATGYRQLLKDAPASISVIPKEELENRPIRDLGDALQEIPGVATSVSKTGANSIQMRGLSSSYTLILIDGKRQNVAKGFGGNGFDPTSGFMPPVSMIERIEVIRGPASVIYGSDALGGVINIITKKIPDKTTGSIALETRLQEEYRTWGNMYGVNGYVATPLIDQVLSMNLRGKFNTTSKNRFYKKDIPGYTGDTNTNPYISHSPTGYTTASIGGRLNYVINNENSIYIDSEFNYQNLGSLNTSSSQVTAIRDYYKYNTVINHDASYDFGDFNTYLQFADTQQISRSGVNIGESGWKGTPNRGSMQDNKQVVLNSAWFQGYDFASAGSLIANAGLYYMYEQFEGRPRASLHQNQVAIFGEAEYIPMDLISTTLGLRVNYSDLYKAMPNPRFYLNINPTSFLTIKTGIASGMSIPNMSYLYEGYTESTNSAHNYGNKDLEAEKSWNYELSFMFDANPVFITLTGFYTDFRDKIDTVSYTQNTQMPVYGACGASTCNLYLNVDKAVSTGLEFTLQTKRIYGVGFDASYAYTYTKQLSGSNKGAPLNTVPRHNTSAKISYQVGTFETYLRYVGKYDIPTGLAHTANSGVGAWFKDLHLFDLGANYKFDKTWSLGVVINNLFNTNFVDYVATSNGSNYTNLYQRMIPGRNYWINLKAEF; encoded by the coding sequence AGTGCAACAGGATATAGACAATTACTAAAAGATGCTCCTGCAAGTATATCAGTAATTCCAAAAGAAGAGCTAGAAAATCGTCCTATACGAGATTTGGGGGATGCACTACAAGAGATTCCAGGGGTTGCAACAAGTGTAAGTAAAACTGGTGCAAATTCTATTCAAATGAGGGGGCTTAGCTCAAGTTATACTTTGATACTTATTGATGGTAAGCGTCAAAATGTCGCTAAAGGATTTGGAGGAAATGGATTTGACCCTACAAGTGGATTTATGCCACCAGTATCAATGATTGAGCGAATAGAAGTTATCCGCGGACCTGCGTCAGTTATCTATGGTAGTGATGCATTAGGTGGGGTTATAAATATCATTACAAAAAAGATTCCAGATAAAACAACAGGAAGTATCGCTTTAGAGACTAGACTCCAAGAAGAATACCGCACATGGGGGAATATGTATGGTGTCAATGGATATGTAGCTACACCATTAATAGACCAAGTGCTATCGATGAATCTTCGTGGTAAATTCAATACAACTAGTAAAAATAGATTCTACAAAAAAGATATTCCCGGATATACAGGAGATACAAATACCAATCCATATATATCCCATTCACCGACTGGATATACAACAGCTAGCATTGGTGGAAGACTAAACTATGTAATAAATAATGAGAATAGCATTTATATTGATAGTGAATTTAATTATCAAAATCTAGGTTCATTAAATACATCCTCAAGTCAAGTAACTGCAATAAGGGATTACTACAAATACAACACCGTAATAAATCATGATGCAAGCTATGACTTTGGCGATTTCAATACTTATTTGCAATTTGCAGATACACAACAAATAAGCAGAAGTGGAGTTAATATTGGTGAGAGTGGCTGGAAGGGGACACCAAATAGAGGCAGCATGCAAGATAATAAACAGGTTGTGTTAAATTCAGCTTGGTTTCAAGGATATGACTTTGCATCTGCTGGAAGCTTGATAGCAAATGCTGGACTTTATTATATGTATGAACAATTTGAAGGCAGACCAAGAGCAAGCTTACATCAAAATCAAGTAGCAATATTTGGAGAAGCAGAATATATCCCAATGGATCTAATCTCTACTACATTAGGACTAAGGGTGAATTATAGTGATTTGTATAAAGCTATGCCAAACCCTAGATTTTATTTAAATATCAATCCAACAAGTTTCCTTACAATAAAAACTGGTATAGCAAGTGGTATGAGTATCCCTAATATGTCATATCTATATGAAGGCTATACAGAAAGCACTAATAGTGCTCATAACTATGGGAATAAAGACTTAGAGGCTGAAAAAAGCTGGAATTATGAATTAAGCTTTATGTTTGATGCAAATCCAGTATTTATCACACTTACAGGATTTTATACAGATTTTAGAGACAAGATTGATACTGTAAGCTATACACAAAATACTCAAATGCCAGTATATGGAGCTTGTGGAGCTAGCACTTGTAACTTGTATCTTAATGTAGATAAAGCAGTATCAACAGGATTAGAATTCACATTGCAAACAAAGAGAATCTATGGAGTAGGATTTGATGCATCTTATGCTTATACATATACAAAACAACTCTCAGGAAGCAACAAAGGCGCGCCACTAAATACAGTGCCAAGACATAATACTTCTGCAAAAATATCATATCAAGTAGGAACATTTGAGACATATTTAAGATATGTAGGGAAATATGATATTCCAACAGGTTTAGCACATACTGCAAATTCTGGGGTTGGTGCTTGGTTTAAAGACTTGCATTTATTTGACTTGGGAGCAAATTATAAATTTGATAAAACTTGGAGCTTAGGAGTTGTAATAAACAACCTATTTAATACAAACTTTGTAGATTATGTAGCTACAAGTAATGGTAGCAACTATACAAATCTATATCAAAGGATGATTCCAGGTAGAAACTACTGGATAAATCTAAAAGCAGAATTTTAA